ATGCCTTAAAGAACTGTTTGAGAAGACTAATTTCAACGATGTCAAAGAACTCAATTCTTCCCTTTTTCCGGGATTGTTTGATTAATATTAATTTGTCCCGATTTTAACGGGACACTAATGATAGCACATAATTCCGCAAGAAAATCATCCATCCCGCTATCGACGGTAAAGGAGCGGTCGGCGGCGAACAGCGTTGAGCGGAAGATGCCTCCGTTGCCATCGGACTCTCGGCTGAAACGGCTCCGCATAGGAAGACGGCTCCGCATCAGCGAAAGACCGAAATGCCGGATGACTTGTTCATAGTGTTCGTACAGCGGAGTGCGTTCCCGTCGGTCAAGCATGGTCCAAAACATACTCACGCTCTTCAGCGGTGAACTCTTACGAGCGATAATCCCCTCGTTAATGGTTCGGGCGAAAGTTATCGAGCTCTCCAAAACCGTCTTATCTGCTCTGACCGGCACAAACAGATAATCCATGCAGGCCATAAGCCCCAATACCCCTTTGGTTCCGATGGTACCGGGAAAATCGACCAGCACGACATCCGGTACCTCCTCCTGTCTGATGTAGTTCGAGACGTCTGCCAGAGCACTCGATGGTTGGGTTTCCAACACGGGCCATACCTTCTGTCCCGTCTGTTTGTACTGCGTCATCATCTGCTGCTTGAGACGCTCGGAGCTTTCCATGACATCCAAATCCCGCTCGCGCTGCCGGGCGATGCTCCATTGCGGATAATCGCAGTCAGCTACCAAAACCCGGTAACCCATCCGGTAATGAAGCAGGCTGGCCGTGAAAATTGTGTAAGTTGATTTTCCGATACCTCCCTTTTGATTGGCGATCGAAATAAAAACAGGTTGTTTGTCCATATTCGATTGATTTAAGGTTGTATGAGTTTATTCAGTGAGTGTATGAGTGTAATGAATGCACGATTGCAATACTTCAGTTCATTCAACGGATTCATTCATTGCATGAGTTCATTCCGACAATGAGTGCAGTCGTTCAGTGAATGCGCGAGTGCAATGAATGCACGATTGCAATATTTCAGTTCATTCAGCGGATTCATTTATTACATGAGTTCATTTCGGCAATGAGTGCAGTCGTTCAGTGAATGCGTGAGTGCAATGAATGCACGATTGCAATATTTCAGTTCATTCAGCGGATTCATTTATTACATGAGTTCATTTCGGCAATGAGTGCAGTTGTTCAGTGAATGCGTGAGTGCAATGAGTTCATTCAATAAGTGCATGAGTGTAATGAATGCACGATTGCAAAGCCTGCGGCCATTCATCCACCGACAAAGAAACTACTTGAAAATCTTCTCGGATTCCATTTCGGGAATACGACACTCACAGGCACCCGCAGGCCGTTTCAGGTCATTGTGCCGTTATGGATTCTTTCGTAACATTGCACCGTCGGACGAACCGGTAGTTTCCTGGCATCGAAGGCCGCTCCGCGTGCGGAGCGGTTTTCTCGGCAAGGGCCGAGAGCAAGGTATCTTTTCGTATGCGGAAAATGTTTCCCGCATACGAAAAGGCCCGGCGGCCTTCGGCTGTCGGGCTATGGTTCGCTCCCAAATCGCAAACCCTTTCAACTATCATTATGGCACACAAGAAAAGCGGACGGCCTAAAGCTGCCGACCCCAAAACACACCGTTACAACTTTCTGCTGAATGACAAGCAGGAAATCCGCTTCCGCAAGATGCTCGAAGAGGCCGATTGTACGAAGAACATCTCCCGATTCATCCTTTCACGACTCTTCGGCTGAGAGCTGAAAGTCTATAAAATCGATACCTCGAAAGCCCAATTCATCGCCCGGCTGAACGATTTTTACTGGCAATTTTCCAAGCTCGGGAACAACTATAACCAGGTCGTCCGGCAGGTACACTCGCGCTATTCCGACCGCGCTATCCTCACGCAACTCGATATTCTTACCGGCTATACGCGCCAACTGAAGGCACTCAGCTTACGTATCGAAGCACTCGCCAAACAAATGCAGGAGCAATGGTCGCAAGAATAACTTATGGCAAAAATATCGTCGGCATGCTGGAGTATAACAAGCTGAAAGTCGATAAAGAAACAGCCGGCGTATTGTGCTGTCACAAACTCCCGGTAATGCCCCTCGACGGTAAAATAGACTTTCATAAATTGGTGGAAGCATTCGCACCTCACTTGTCCGACCCGCGCTCCCGATTGTCCGACCCGGTATTCCACGCTTCGCTCAATCCTCACCCGGAAGACCGGCTGTCGGATGCGCGGCTCATCGAAATAGCGCACGAATACATGGAACGTATGGGGTACGGCGCCCAGCCCTTCGTCGTCTTCAAACACGAAGACATAGCCCGCAGTCACCTCCATATCGTATCTATCTGTATCGGGCCGGACGGGAAAACGATCGACCGCTACAACGACCGTAAACGCTCTCAAGAAATTACACGGGAACTCGAACGACAATACGGATTGCACTCTTCGCAGGGAGAACGACCGGTATTCGAGGAGTTGCGGCGGGTCGATTATCGGGCTGGCAATGTACGGGCACAGGTGGCCTCTGTCGTGCGTAGTATGACGGACCGCTACCGCTTTGCATCGGCCGGAGAGCTGAACACGCTGCTGCGGCCTTTCAACGTCTGGCTCGAAGAGTGTCGCGGAGAAGCACGGGGCCGCACCTACGAAGGAGTCCTTTACGGAGCGCTCGATGCCTCCGGGGAACGCATCGGCAATCCGATCCCGGCCAGCCGTATCGGACGGGATGTCGGGTACGACGCCCTGCAAAAACAATATGCCGCAACGAAGAGCTGGATTCGGGAAAACAGGGAGCGGCTGGAGCCGACCAAAGAAGCCATCCGGCAGGCGATGCGACAATGCAGAACGCCGGAAGAGTTCGCTGAAACAATGCGCCGGGCGGGAATTTCCGTCGTGTTCCACCGCAGCGGGAAGAACGACGGGAGGATTTTCGGCGTCACCTTCATCGATCATGACAACCGGCTGGTTGTAAACGGCTCGCGGTTCGACAGAGCGTTTTCGGCGAACAACTTCGAGAGGCTGTTCGCGCAGGCCGGGGAAGAAACCCGGAATACGGAAAAAGAAAACTTACCTGCCAATCCCAAGAGGCCGGAACGAATCCCCGACAGGCGTCCGCAGCGAAGCGACACGGCGGGAAAATGGCTGTTGTTCGACCTCGTAGATACGCTGCTCGACGAAGCCGCAGCACCGGATCTCTATGAAGAGTACGAAATGATACAGAAGCGCAGGAAACGGAAAGTGCAGAATTAACTATGCTTTTGGTAATCCAAAATCAAATTATTATGTTTGCAATAATTGAAAATTAAATATCACAATATATTGATGCAAACAGATGAGAGAATGATCCATTCCATCTTGTTTCACAGCTCATAGAGCACTTCTACCGAGGCCATAGGACAGGCGTCGAACAATATCCAGTCGAATACCCCGATAGGGATAGTTGTGACCAGTCCCTGTATTTCCGGTATTAATAGTATATCACTGTGTCACAAACACTCTCCAGCTACCATCCTTCTCTCCGCGCTCCACGTATTTATTGGAGATTAACTGTACCAACAGTTTCTGAATAGCCGTCACGCTAATACCCGTTTCCTCTTTCATGTCCGCCAGCGTCAGCGTGGGCTGAGTTCGCATAGCGTTCAGTATTTTTGTATAATTGGGCGTTCGGAATGCAATCCGTTCCCCATCATACCACCACACATTCTCATTCCTCTCGCTCACAAACAGCACATCATTATACACTTCTGTAGCCACCAAGTCATTGAAATATTTCAAAAAAGGACGGATATCCTTGACCCCTGCATGGGCTCCATCACTAGGGACAGGACCTACTTCGAGATCTGTCTGATGCAAAGCTTCCAGATATTCGCTCTTTTTACGACTACGAACCACAATCATTGGATAGTCGTGGCGCGTTAGGATGTAATTGACCAACAGCCGGGCAATACGACCGTTACCGTCCTCGAAAGGATGAATGCGTATATAACGGTAGTGAAACAGTGCGGCCAACTCTACTGGAGATAGTTTCCTTTCTTGTTCTGCTGTATTATACCAGTCCACTAAGTCTCCCATCAGTCCGGGAGTCTCCTCGGGTGAGGCATATTCGAATCTGTCCCCATATCGGGTGATAACACTGTTAGGCCGAGTCTTATACTGGCCGGCATGAATTACATAACTCGTCTGCATACCACCAGGCAAATCTCGATAAACAGTATAATCTTCTCGTAATATGGTTTTATGCAATGTCCGGATAAAATTCTGTGTCAATGGCACTCCCTTCACCGTAGCCTCTTCCGTCATCATTCGCAGGCCTACGTTGCTCGCGGTCATCTCTTGCACGTCACGCACGTCTGCCTCCCCAATCACCTTGCCGAAAAGTAGCAATATTTCCGTCTGGCCATAAGTCAACGTATTACCCTCAATATGATTACTGTTGTAATTGAAATCCACAGTAAAACGGCGACTGAGCCTTTCCCTATCCTTCTCCGACAGCGGCTGCAAATTCTGCCATGCAGTCAACGCTTTCTTTATATTAAGATACTTCATATTCATATTTATCAACAAACAATGCAAAGATATAAAAAAACGCCCAAAAGGTTGTAATGATACAACCTTTTACCTAAATCGCTTTATCTGACGTCAACAGCTACCTATAGAAACAAAATAAAAAAGACAACTGATGAAAAGAAAATAGAGATTCACCACCAGCCCTGCCTTTTGATGCCGTAAGTTGTATATACATCATATTTAAAATGATCCCTCATCCGTTAATAACAATATAATTTCACTGGTCGAAGAGAATTTTAATGCATCTAATGAAACAATTAGTTTTATAGACCTTTTGAATGGATTATTCGATAAGGAGGATGTTTCTGAATGGGCTCTTGCTCAGAAATTCACCAAACTGCGAGCAAAATTAGCGAAAGAGGAAGAGGAAGAAGATAAGGTGAAATTTAAAAAATTTACCTATTGATGAATTTCTGCTGTTGATTTTGAACACCTATCGGAGTAATAGTAATGGGAATATTAAATATGCAGATTTGACATCCCTTTTTCAGAATATTGATTATTCTGACCAAATCATGGATATAACAAATAAGTATATCCATGATTTTAAGTCTGAAGATAATAAGTTAAGGTCAGAAATACTTGAAGAAATGAATCGTCTTATATTAAGAAATAGAGAAGAGTAGCAATTTGGATAAGCCAAATTTGTCTACATCATTAGCTAATAAAATCATAACCGGTTGACTATACAATTTATAGTCAACCGATTATTGATTATGATATCTTATATTATGTCGTATGACACCACATTCCGAATATAAATATAGCCAACAATTCTTTATGCAATTATTAAGTGATTTTATATCAGATAGATTATCAACTATTTTGTTAAGCAACAACGAATATTAACTATTAAATGGTCACTTATAGAAAATATAAAGATATGGAAAAAATATTTATTGATGATGCTATATCAAAATAATTTACACCTAAAGAGATTTTTATTTCAAAGTATTTGCTGTTGACATATTGTATTGTTATCTTGTTAAAAGGAACCTAATCTTGTAATTTATATTGACATAATGAAACCGACGTTTATCCCTTTCCCCGACTTTGTTTTCAGGACGCCATTATTTCCGCTGGATGCTCCGGCAGAAGATACGACCTTGAGTCCTGAATTTCGGGAAGCGCTCTATTTAGCCTCGCCGGAGCTGTATGAAGGTTGTGTATCGAAAGACCGAAAAAAGCAGACTAAATTCGAGCGTTCCGTTCTGAAATACCGGCATCGGGCAATGACACGGTGTACTCCGTTCGGTTTATTCGCAGGATGTAGCACGGGAAAGATTGCGGACAGTACATCGATCGAATTACCGGCTACGAAGGACAACAAACGCCGTACCCGGTTGGACATGCAATATCTGTGTGCTCTGATTCAGGAGATTGAGCGTGACCCCAACGTGCGGGAGCAACTCGTATATTACCCGAATGACAGCCTTTATGAAATCGGCGGAAAATATCGCTATAAGAAACCGCAGCGCCGTATATAGTTGCTTTATTGAAAATATGTTGTGAATCAGCAGGGCATAAAATCAAACAAGAAGTATGATTGATCATCGAAGATATTTGGAACAGACAGGATGAAGTACCAGAAGCTGCAATTAAAATTACAAAACAAAAATTTAATATTCTTATTTCGGTTTTGCCTGCCTAAATAAAGAAGCCTCCTACAAGTAAACAAAACAAAGTTTGACAGCTTATAAGTTTAACTAAAACGCAAAAAGGCATTCGCAAAAATGGTCTTGTAAAAACGGCAGTTCAAACTATCTGTCGAAATAAAATGAAGTTAAAAAATTTAACACAATGGATTATGAAAAAATTTGAAATGGAATTATTAAATTCCGAAAAATCTCAAATGATATTAGGCGGTACGTGTACTGCACAGGTAACAGACGATCCTTGCAAATTAGTTTTGATAGATCAGTGCGATAGCCTAGTGACGCCTACCTGTCCGAATATGCTTATGATATGCCAACCAAGAAATGTTGGTCAGTGCGATGGTGTCGTGACAGGAGGTTGTGACTCGGTTATTACTGTAATTCCTCCCAGAAAACCATAAGGCTGATTATTTTAATGTGTCAAGCAGTGGGATTTTCCCACTGCTTTCAACGATAAAAACATAAAATACTACTACATTATGAGTAATAATAAACCGCTAAAAATGAAACTCAAAAGTGACGATATTCGGTTAATTCCCATTTCTGACGATGTAGTCTTATTTTTTCACGCTCCGACACTTCAATTATATCCATTAAAAGATAAACGACTAATATCGTTCCTGCAAAGTATTAAAGAAGGAGGAATTAGATTAGCACAAGAATTATCTGATTATAAGGATATTAATAATTTTATTATAAATAAAATAGTGTCGGCTCCAAGTACATCTCGATATAATGAAGCAGACCGAAGTAAGAATGATTTTACCCATATTGTTTTACCGATATCTTCAAGTTGTAATTTGAGTTGTCCTTATTGCTTTGTGTATGCAGGCAATGGCATAAATTTTAGAAGTTATACACAAGAAGATGTCAAAAGAAATTTTGCTTATATTTTTAAGAATACACCGGAAAAAGAGAAGCAGCGAGTAGTGTATTTTTTTGGTGGCGAACCTCTACTGAATTTCCCGATAATGGAATTTACGATAAAGCATCTCAAAGAAACATATTCTGATTATAATATTTGCTATTCAATCACTTCCAATGGAACAATCCTTAATAATGCATTACTTAATTTCATCAAAACAAATAATATATTTGTTTTAATAAGTTTAGATGGTCCTGACAATGAATATAATCTTCGTCATTATAAAAATGGCAAGAAAAGTATTCATAACGTCATCCAAAATATTCGTAGATTGAAAGAGAATGGTATTCACGTTGAAATACGCGCAACTATTGTCAATAACAACCCATATTTATTGGAAACTTATAAATATTTTGAAGAGTTTGGGGTGCCTTTCACAATTATGCATGCTTTTAATTCTGAAAATAGAAACCATTTAGAGTTAACCACGTATGATGAATCAAGTTTAAATAATTTGAAGGAACAATATAATAAATTATGTGATTACTATCTACATGAAGTGATAATCCCTCAAAAGAAAATCTACAATCGTGAGTTTAAAAAACTAGATCATTCTATTAGATATAGATTTTTGAGAGCAGTTATTTGTAGTGCAGGATATAATTATTATACAATTACGGCTGATGGAGATATTTTTAGTTGTACAAATTTGATGAATGATAAAAAGTACAAAATTGGAGATATATACAGTAATTATTTAGATAAAGATTTATACACTCCTATTTCTGTTGATGAAATTAACGAATGTAAAAAATGCTGGCTGAAATATCTATGTTCTGGTGGGTGTCTGGCACAAAAGGTTACGGATAATATAAGTAACAGGTCCTCTATGGATATTAATCATTGCAAATTAGAAGAAATTAGATGGGAATTTAATCTGAAAATTTATTACTACTTAACGCAATATTTTCCTGGATTTTTCTCTGATAACTAATGTGTGAGATTTATCACTAAAATTTGGATGTAGAAAATGAAACGCATCATAATTATTGCAGTTTATCTCTTGCTAACCGTTGCTACGAATGCGACTCCTTCGATAATTTCATCATTAAATATCTATATTGGACCAGAGCAGGAGCGTTTGTTCGAGTTCAATAAAAGTATCAGCGATTATTATCCTGCAATTTATAGCTATTCTGTTTCTGTTAAACAAGAATTATTAATTGATGATTATGATAAAGATACATTAACTTTAAAACTAAATAGAATATCTCCTTATAAAATTAATGGTAATTCATATTTCAATAATATAAGTAACATAAACATAACGACAACAAATCCAATATCAAACATTTGCATGCCGCTTGAATTTACTATAAATAGAGAAAGATTACTTGTGAAATTGCCTGATAGAAATTGTCATATCTCTATATCTTATAATTTAAGTTCTGATTTTGGTTTTAGAGTTCCTTCATCAACTTGGGTTTATATGCAATTATATTTCTCAAAATGGCAATCTTGGTATTTTACAACAAATGATATGTATATATCAGAAGCAAATTTCTACACTACAAACAATATTGATGTATATGCTTATGATATAAATAGAGTCGATACTAATCTATTCAATACCAAATACGAACAACTATCCGAAGGTAGGCAATCATTTATTTTGCTAAACAAAAAGTTTTATAAGCAGTTAAATTTCAATTACAAAACGATTCAAATAGAGTGTTTGTTTGCAAAGGATATTGCCGCAGACACATTAGAGATTGATGGGAATTATTACTATACATTATCTCCTATTACTGGGTATAATTCAACAAGGGATAATTTACCTCAAGAGCTTTTTGAATCAATAAAATATCTTATTGAGTTTTTTAATGTGTCCATCCCTTATCATATAACAGTAGCTGATGGAGATATTTATTTTTTAGATGCCAATAATGAGATATTTCGTTGGGGTAGTATGATGGATTGTGGAAATCAAAATTTTTGTTTGATTATAGACAAAACGATGTGGGAAACACATTCTCTTGTTCATGAGATTATTCACACATTCATTCAATATGCTCCTCCGATATCATCTTCATTTTATTATTTTTTTAATGAAAGTATGGTAGAATATCTTGCTATTTATTCTTTCTATAAAGATTTAGATATAAGAAATGAAATTTTTCAAGAGAAAAAAAAGTATTATGAAGCTATCTATGGTAATAGTTCCGATTCCATCTCTATCAAAAATCTTAAGAATAATTATGTTAATCTGACCGGAAATCAAACTGGACCATCTGTGATTATTTATGAAAAAACACCGTATCTAATCCATTTATTTGCGCAATCAATCGGAGAAGATAAATTTATGAAATTATTACATACTTTCTATAAGGAAATGGCAACAAAAAAGCGCTGTAGTATTGATGACTTTAAAGAAATCTTATTATCTTCAGGATATGTTACTCAAGAACAATTAGAGAATTTTATTGATAGTATATAAAAATTCGATTCCTTTCCTTATAAATTGTTGTTCTTTATGCTTTTCCCCCTCATATTCTCAACTCGATTCGATGGACTGCGGCCCGACGTGCCTGCGAATTATCGCCGCGTTTTACGGTCGGCACTACTCCCTGCAAAATCTGCGTGATCGCTGCCATATCACGCGGGAGGGCGTTTCGCTGTTGGGTATCAGCGATGCGGCTGAAAGTATCGGTTTGAGGTCGGTCGGTGTAAAATTCACATGGCAACAGCTCCGCGACGAAGCCAATTTTCCCTACATCATACATTGGAACCAGCGGCATTTCGTGGTGGTATAAAAAAGCGGGGTAAACGGTAGTACCTTCCCCTCCTTTTGCGTAGCAGCCACTATAATCATATAACATGCTAATTTACAGAAAACTTTTAACAAAACAAATATTGTTTAGATGATTTATATCTGTTAAATTGCAAGAAAATGAAACCACACTTTTGATAAAGATTCTCATGACATAAATGTATTTTCACATAGTTTCATTAGTCTAAAAATAGTTCGAGGCCAGCCACCTTGTATCTATATGGTTTGGAACCAAATAACTATTTATAAATCATAATAATCAATTCACGGCTTAGGCTTTCTTTTGTTATCTTATGAAGTATAACACAATATAGCGGATGCCGAAAAGCTATAAAAGAGTAGGCTAACCTTAAAATCTTTCAACTATGAGTAAGTTTAAAGTAATAGAAGAAAGTCGATTCCTGAAAAATAATCTTATGAAAGAGATTACTGGCGGCGTAATTATCAATTCAGGAACATGTACTATCCTCTCAGCACACGATGGATGTGGTGGAAGTTCCAGAATATTTACTACATGCAAAGAATCCTCGGTTGCTATGTATGAGTCTACAAATTGCGGAAGTGTTTTACCATATGTGACATGTACTGTGGGGATGTTATATGAACACTCAACCTGTGGACAAATGCCTAAATATATGACATGGTGCCCGGGTCAAGCGGATTATAATGGAATACCATAATCGGGAAAATTAAGGCGTTGACGGGCAAATGAAACAAATGTTTCATTTGCCCAAATAATAAAACACATTCCAAAAAATTATGAAAAAAACACTATTAATAATTGTAGGAATGCTCTTTTTTAACGTGCAATCTTACTCGCAAATCATATCCAAAGTAGATGAGCGCTTTGAGCTTACCAGCATCATGTTCGCATTAGCGGGAGTACCGGAATATTGTGAATGTGCCATACCGTCTTATGTAGAAGATATTATAACAGAATTAGCTCCCTATGAGTTTACCGAGCCTATCAATTATATCCGCGAATTAAATACAATGCATGCGATAGGCTACAATAACGTGTCCACTACAGCGGAAATGTTAGAGATAAAAAACGGCAAAATACGATTGCAGCCTCAATTCGACATTTCACAAATATCAAAATATGATTCTCAATGGAATGAGGAGTTGTTTGCTAAGTATCTGAAAATGATCAATCAATTCTATAAAGAAAGTAATTTTCACAAATTCTACAAAGATCATAAAGAATTATATGATATCGCCACCAATCGGATGAATGAACTTCTGGCCACAATCGACACCCAATGGTTTTATTCTTTTTTCGGAAAAGAGTTCGATAAGGAGCTGGATATATACATAAGTATAACGAACGGCCCGAGTAATTATGCTTTGCGCAATGGAATATTGGTCGGAGTTATGAAAGATGGGAACGGTATGCCTCATGTGAATTCATTCCTAACATTACCGACCATAATACATGAATTCTGTCACCATTATACAAATCCATTATTTGATCGATGGTCGCCGCAAATGGAATATTCAGCCAATAAAATTTATCCGTATGTAGAGGATAAAATGCACCAGTTAGCTTACTCCGGAGCAGACGTCACATTAGAAGAATGGCTTAATAATTTATGCGTTCTTGCATACCTGAAAGAAACTGGGTACTCATCGTTCAATGCACGGGTAAGCTATCAAGTAGCAAGAGGTTTTATATGGATGCGGCGCAGCATGGATTTTATGGAAAACTTTTACGCGCACAGGGATCTGTACCCTCATATAGAAGATTTCATGCCCCAGCTCATAGCTTTTTTAAATTTCACGGCTGATAATTTTGATTCTGTCCTAACAGAATATAAAAACAGACATCCATATATTACCAATGTATATCCTGCAGTTAATTCGGATATTACCGGTTTCAACGAGATAATCATAACTTTCTCAGAACCTATGCTCGGCGCTTGGGGATTTTACGGAAGTGGCTCTGATGATCCTAATGTAAAAGAACTCTACATAAATGCCGTAGAATGGTCTGAAGATAAACTGCAGGTGAAACTGATACTGGCGCCTGAAGAATCCGAACCTAATTGCACCTATGGGATACAACTGCTGCCGGAAGGGTTTATATCGGCAAAATACTTTCACTTAGACAAGACATGTAGAAATTTAATATTTAACACTATACAAAAATGAAGCTGTCTAAATACACGTTCTTGTTCGATACCGAGAACAAAGAGTATTACGCATACAATTCTCTTTCAAACGCCCTTATCGAAATAGATGCAGATTCCTATTTATTTCTTCAAAAATATCAACAGTATAAAGAACTACCTGAATACGTTATAGACCAAGATTTATGGGATACCTTATGCACTAATGGCATTATAACAGAAAATGATGAAGACGATTATTTGAAATATAAAGCGTCTATAACAAATACCCGAATCCAACAAATCGGAATGCATTTAACGTTAGCACCTACCATGGATTGTTGTTTCAGATGTCATTATTGTTTTGAGAAATATAAAGAGAAAAACTATATGACTGCTGAAACTATGGATGCAATCATAAAATACATTACTGCTCAACCCGATTTACAAATGATGAGGATCACATGGTTCGGAGGCGAACCATTAATGGCCATATCTCAAATAGAGGAGTTTTATGATAAGTTTTCTGCCATATGGAAAAAACCTATTTCTTCCAATATTATAACTACCGGATATCATATCAATGAAGAGGTCATACGTGTAATGAAGAAAGTTGGAATTTCTTCAACACAAATTACTTTGGATGGTATGAAGGAAACCCATAACAAAGTAAAACACTTGCCCAGCGGAGAAGATGTATTTGAAAGAGTATTAAAAAATATAGAATTACTAAATG
This genomic interval from Tidjanibacter massiliensis contains the following:
- a CDS encoding radical SAM/SPASM domain-containing protein, yielding MKLSKYTFLFDTENKEYYAYNSLSNALIEIDADSYLFLQKYQQYKELPEYVIDQDLWDTLCTNGIITENDEDDYLKYKASITNTRIQQIGMHLTLAPTMDCCFRCHYCFEKYKEKNYMTAETMDAIIKYITAQPDLQMMRITWFGGEPLMAISQIEEFYDKFSAIWKKPISSNIITTGYHINEEVIRVMKKVGISSTQITLDGMKETHNKVKHLPSGEDVFERVLKNIELLNDLAPDINIVIRVNLTHENAHEYIPLCQLYSKRFEGRRHMGISPAFVLDRGASNCDRNKIKSTLFNHKERSEFILDLAKQGFDSPFIRYPESAFNECAIRDHMAISFDPEGYAYKCWEVIGNKEYAIGKINNEGRLMDINEKILNRQLFGADTLEDVVCSQCKYLPICNGGCPLQRIENKFDNGHNCNCTFYKGYMAEFLKIHIARKKAIEFQSTNK